The genomic window GTTGTATTTCGGTAAATTTAAAgcctaattattttattttagtcatttGCCTTTTAAATTTACTTGCTAATTTTCAAGTTTAATAATATCGGAtggaaatataattatttttgtattttttataaacttaaattaaaaaaaaataattttatgatgtgatattaaaatttttatattcaNNNNNNNNNNNNNNNNNNNNNNNNNNNNNNNNNNNNNNNNNNNNNNNNNNNNNNNNNNNNNNNNNNNNNNNNNNNNNNNNNNNNNNNNNNNNNNNNNNNNNNNNNNNNNNNNNNNNNNNNNNNNNNNNNNNNNNNNNNNNNNNNNNNNNNNNNNNNNNNNNNNNNNNNNNNNNNNNNNNNNNNNNNNNNNNNNNNNNNNNNNNNNNNNNNNNNNNNNNNNNNNNNNNNNNNNNNNNNNNNNNNNNNNNNNNNNNNNNNNNNNNNNNNNNNNNNNNNNNNNNNNNNNNNNNNNNNNNNNNNNNNNNNNNNNNNNNNNNNNNNNNNNNNNNNNNNNNNNNNNNNNNNNNNNNNNNNNNNNNNNNNNNNNNNNNNNNNNNNNNNNNNNNNNNNNNNNNNNNNNNNNNNNNNNNNNNNNNNNNNNNNNNNNNNNNNNNNNNNNNNNNNNNNNNNNNNNNNNNNNNNNNNNNNNNTACAAATCTTAATctataagaaataataaaaaattaatcaaagaATCACAATGAATTTCCTTGAATAAAATCATATGCATTCCAGCATAAGACAAAAACTATATAGTTATTCGGCACTCCATTCTTCATTTGGAGCCAGCAGGCTTATTGTCTCCCTGGCCACCTTGACCAGATTGAACGTCACCGGCGGCACCACCACCACCGGCGGCACCGGTTACATCAACAGAGCGCACCCTAAACCTATCAAGCTTCAACTGTGATGATCCAGCACTCAAACTTCTCTGCAATGTTCTTGCCCCGTGCATTGATTGATTAGCACCGGTTAACAAAGTGCTGATTCTCTTAAACAACTCCACAAGATCCTCATGGAGCCTCTCAGGAACCATTTTCTTGAAAGTTTCTCTCCTCCTAATGTAAAGTTCTCTAATAAACTCTAGCAGCCTCATGATTCTTGGGTCTGCTGATTTTCCTGCCTCAGTTCGGAATCCAAAATAATTGTCACACATGTCACCATAATTATTCTTCAACAAACCACTTTGCAATAGGTGCTGATCATGGTCACTTCCAAAGTTTATGTTCATTCTCATGATGCTGTTTCTTCCCTCAAATAACTAGCTTCTTGGATTTGATGATAGGAGAATAAGGGTGTATGTGTTGATAGAGAAAATGTTATGTACAATGATATGATGGTCCTTTTGGTTCATAGTATAAGCTataaatatatgattttttttttcttaacgtGGTGTGTAAGTTAGGAACTTGTTGAAGAATCAAATTACATTAAGCATTCAAAAAACACGTTGCTGAGTTGTGTCTTCCAAGAAACTTTAAGATCTCAATAGTCCAAAGAGTTTTAATAATCAAAACTTGACTACTTGTCCTAAGGAGACAAGCCAATTGCTTCTAGAAGTTAATTACTAGCATATTTTCGACGATTTAACTTGAATGATATGTTATCGTGAAACCCATATTTACTTAAATATTTAATCATATATTGTGTCCTATAAAACAAAATATATCCAAATTTTAGAAATTTGTTCATGGAATTTTAAACATAAATAGTTAAACATCtctcattttaaaattttaagtagTTAAGCATCGTTATGTTTTACAATTACTAAAATAATTATGTTATGTgtatatcttttttattaaaagagattaaacaaaaaatatatataataattattaatataaatattttacaaaattataattaaaattaaagtttaattatttttaatgttaaaaatattaaaaataattagtatttgttttaACTGATTTAGATTAGTTGAGTGGTCATCTCACTCGTCTAAAGTATTAGAGTTTCGAATCCCTACGTAACAACTCATTGGCTAGCGGCAGACTGTTAATAAATGGAGCTTCAATTCGTGAAAGATTAGTTCTCGACCTGTTGAGTTAGAAAATATAGTGAAAGAAAATAGTATTTGTCTTGAAATTAGAAAAATTCTCATTAATGATAGCATATTTATGGAGATTTGCCTTTGTTAAAATTTAACTGTGACAGATTTATTTATtagtatcatattcattcaaatgATATCAAACAATATGATCAACGTTGTTACtagttaaaattttatattttatgacatGACTTTTAAACTTCTAAACttataaacttatgtcattacaaaagcTATTAGATTTATTAATATTTCTTAATAATATTACCAAAATACCGTCGTTGAGTATTAGTTTATATAAAAAGAAACtataataacttttgttattcaatatataatttattctattgaaaaatgaATTATTATTCCTAGATtggtaaatatatttttttctatttttatatcattttatttGGCAATAATTGCCATTAAAAAATGAATGATTAcaatattttataatatgatgtataaaataattttttattttaaaattaattcttattaatgaaaaaaattcaaaatattttcttacacaaatttaaatttgaatctaaaATTGATTAATAActcacattttttaaaattttaattaatagcaaaaacaaaattagttaggtataaaatattcagcatttaaatttcaattataaaaaattgagttagaaattaattataacttaataatcgatatatat from Arachis ipaensis cultivar K30076 chromosome B09, Araip1.1, whole genome shotgun sequence includes these protein-coding regions:
- the LOC107617038 gene encoding uncharacterized protein LOC107617038 yields the protein MRMNINFGSDHDQHLLQSGLLKNNYGDMCDNYFGFRTEAGKSADPRIMRLLEFIRELYIRRRETFKKMVPERLHEDLVELFKRISTLLTGANQSMHGARTLQRSLSAGSSQLKLDRFRVRSVDVTGAAGGGGAAGDVQSGQGGQGDNKPAGSK